In the genome of Roseovarius sp. Pro17, the window GGTGTTGCCGGTGCGCTGGACGCAGGCAAAGGGACTGGCGCTGCCGGAGACTTGGAGCTGGGGGCGTCGGGGGGCGTCATGGAGTCTGTCCTCGGGGTCTGGGCGTAAAATGCAAAAGGACGGGGCGCAGACATGCGCCCCGTCCAGCACTCAATGCCTTATTGCTTCAGCTTCGTCCAGATGCGGTTGTAAAGATCCGTCACTTCCTGCGGGCAGGGCTCGACGAAGTCGGGCGCGGGCGCGCTATCGGGCATGACAATCTCGGGCGCTGTTTTCATGTCCTCGTCCATGAACTCCTCGCTGCCTGTGATGCCGTTGGCATAGCGCGCAAAGTTCGAGATCAGCGCCGCGTTTTCGGGCAGCATAATGAAATTCATGAAGAGTTTCGCGTTCTCCATGTTCGGCGCTTCCTTGAGGACTGCGGCGTTGTCCATCCACCCGGTAAAGCCCTCTTTGGGATAGGCATAGGCCAATGTCGGACGCTGTTCGCGCGCGCGCATGGCCGCACCGTTCCATGTCTGGCTGAGGTCGACATCCATGGAGGTCAGTTTTTCGATGGTGGCGTAGTCCATCGTGCGCCAGTATTCCTTGGCCTGCATCAGCAGTTCGGTCACGTCGCGCAGCTCTTCCATGTTGCTGTTACAACGATCATAGCCGCGATAGCGCAGGGCGGCATTGATAACCTCGGGCATGTCGCTGAGCATGTTGATGCGGCCCTTCAGCTCTTCTGGGGGCTCGAACATCAGTGCCAGTGTGTTGATGTCGCCATCATAGACCTCAGTGTCGACGGAAAAGGCGGTCGTGCCCCACTGCCACGGCACAGTGTAGTTGCGGCCCGGATCCCAATAGACGTCGACCCACTTGGGGTTCATGTTGCCAAAGTTTTCCATCTCGTTCGGTTTGACCTCGGCCAGCAGGCCCTGATCGACCATGATCTTGGCAGTGGAATCGCTGGGCACGACGATATCGTAGCCGGTGCTCCCTTCGCGGACCTTGGCCAGCATGATTTCGTTGCTGTCATAGCCGTCCAGATTGACCTCGACGTCGAATTCCTTTTCGAACTTTTCGATCAATTCGGGGCTGGTGTAGTTCCCCCAGTTATAGATGTTCAGCTCGCCCTCGGCCCATGCGGGGCCAGCGAGCGCCACGGCAGCAGCGAGGGTCGCAGCCATATTGCGGGTGGATGTCGTCATGTCGGTATTCCTCCAGTTGGTTTGTTTATTGGCGGACCTTATGTCCGCTTTTTGTTCCCGATCAGGAAAAAGATCGAGACCAGCACCACCGACAGGCCGAGTAGCACTGTCGAGACGGCGTTGATTTCAGGGGTGATGCCGCGCCGGATCTGACCCAAGATATAGACAGGCAGCGTCGTCTCGCCAGGGCCCGCAACCAGCAGCGTGATGATCACGTCATCCAGCGACACCACGAAGGCCAGCATCGCGCCCGCCACGATCCCCGGTGCCATCAGTGGCAGCGTCACCTTGCGAAACACTTGAATGGGCGTGGCGTATAGATCGGCAGCCGCCTGTTCCAGCGACAGGTTCATATCCTCCAGGCGCGCGCGTATGGGCATGTAGGCGAACGGGATGCAGAAGACCGTATGCGCCAGCATGAGGAATCCGATGCCGTTGATGCCCGTCGCCTGTTTGATGATGCCAAAGAGGGCGAGGGTGGACACGGCGGTCACGATTTCGGGCACCATCAGTGGTTGGTTGATGATCGCATAGGCCAGCGTCTGCCCCTTGAAGGCGCGCACCCGCGTCGTCGCCAGTGCCGCCATCGTCGCAAATGTAGTGGCAAATACCGTCGCCACGGCGGCCACCTGCAACGACACAACGGTCGCCTTGCGGATGCCGTCGTTGTCGAATGCTTCGCGATACCAGCGCAGGCTGAATTCGGTCCACTTGACGACCGAGCGGTTGTCGTTGAACGAATAGACGACCAGCATCACGATGGGCGCATAGAGAAAGAACAGGCAAATCCAGGCCATCGTGTCGAAGCCGGGCTGCTTGCGCAGGTCCTTCATTTTGCGGCGGCGCGGCGCTGCGGGATCGGGACTGGCGACGGTCGCCGGGGTCTGTGTGGGTGTGCGATCAGCCATGGCCGTTGGCCTCCTTGCCAGACGAACGGACATAGATGATCAGCGATGCCATCACGACGACCATCAGGATCAGCGCCGCCGCCGCCCCAAAGGGCCAGTTGCGCGAGCCGCTGAATTGCAACGCGATGAGATTGCCGATCATCAGCTCTTTGCCGCCGCCCAGCAATTCTGGCGTGATGTAAGCACCAAGGGCGGGGATAAAGACCAGGATGCAGCCCGCGACGATGCCCGGCTTTGCCATCGGAATGATGACGTGGCGCAGCACCTGAAAGCGGCTAGCGTAGAGATCATAGGCTGCCTCGACCAGCCGGAAATCCAGCTTTTCAAGCGAGGCATAGAGGGGCAGCACCATGAAGGGCAGATAACTATAGATGAGGCCCGCAAAGATCGCGTAATTGGTGTATAGCATTCCGATGGGCTGGTCGGTGACGCCCAATCCCATAAGCCCGATATTGATAATGCCCTCGTCGCGGATGATCAGCAGGATCGCATAGGTGCGCACCAACAGGTTCACCCAGAAGGGCAGCGTAATCATGAACAGCCACAGGTTACGGTGCTCAGGGGGCTTGGATGCGATGAAATAGGCGGTGGGAAAGCCGATGATAAGCGCGCCAACGGTGGCCCCGAAGGCAAGGCCGATCGAGCGGCCATAAATGTTGAGATAGGTCGACGAAAAGGCCAGCGTGTCATCGAAAATGTCGCGGTCAAACAGGAACTGCACATAGGCGTCGGTCGAAAACTCCCATGTGACGCCGCCGTAAGTGCCTGGGCTGAGGAATGAATAGATCAGCGTGATCGTCAGCGGAAAGAGCCCAAAGAGGCCGATGATGATCAACGCGGGCGACAGTAGCTGCCTGCGCCGCCGCCGCGCGGCCGCGTCCGTCTGGCGGCGGGCCTCGGCGAGCATCGCGTCGGAGTTGGCTGTGGATGTGATAACGTCGCCCATCAGTCCACCAGAACCTGAACCGCGTCTGGCACGGATATGCCTACCTCAGCACCAATCTGTGCATCGGTCTGCGCGCGACGCACCAACACCTCGCCGCCGCCTTCAAGGGCCACATGCACGTTATGGCCTGCGCCGAAATAGACGATGTTGGTTACCCGCCCCTTGAGGGATGCATCCGCCGCACCGGGCGCCGTCAGGTCCATGTTTTCGGGCCGGATTGCGACCGATACAGGCCCCTCGTGCGCTGCGCCTTTGGCCAGAATTGCGCCAATCGGCACACCGCCGGGCAGGATGACCTTGCTGCCATTTGCATTAAGGTTGCCATCCAGTATATTGATATCGCCTATGAAATCCGCGACAAAGCGGCGCGCGGGATTGTTGTAGATTTCCTTGGGCGCGCCGACTTGCAGGATGGCACCCGCCTGCATCACGGCGAGGCGGTCGGACATGGTCAGCGCCTCTTCCTGATCGTGTGTGACAAAGACGAAGGTGATCCCCGTCTCTTCCTGAAGGCGCTTTAGCTCGATCTGCATTTCCTTGCGTAGCTTGAGGTCCAGCGCCGACAAAGGCTCATCCAGCAGCAGCACCTTGGGGCGGGGTGCCAACGCGCGGGCCAGCGCCACGCGCTGCTGTTGACCACCCGATAGCTGATCGGTGCGTCGGTCTGCCAGATGCTCCATCTGGACCAGTGCCAGCATCCGCTCGATTGCCTCTTTGATCTCGGATTTGGGGCGGCCCTGCATTTCGAGGCCAAAGCCGATATTGCGCGCCACGCTCATATGCGGAAACAGCGCGTAGGACTGGAAAACCGTGTTCACGGGCCGCTTGTAAGGAGGCAGATGCCCGATTTCCTGACCGTCCAGCAGGATCTGGCCCCCATCGGGCAGATCAAAGCCGGCGATGAGGCGCAAAAGAGTTGTTTTACCACAGCCGGATGGGCCGAGCAGTGTGAAAAATTCGTTCTTGCGGATATCGACCGACACGTTGTCGAGGGCGGTAATCATGCCCGCGCCTTGCCCGAACGTTTTGGTGACACCCTCGGCGTGGACCATGACGTCCCGCGCGCCGCTCTCTTTTTGCACGGCCATCGCTGCGGTGGTCGTCATACGGCTCTCCTGCTTCGTTACTCGTATCGCGACTCCGCGCGATTCTATGGCGCATACGTCTGTATGCAGCCTATGCCGCACGCGCTTGCCACGTAAACACCCATTACGTAGCGCTGAGTTCGATCAGATACGCTGGATGCCTCTGCGAGGAGGTATTTACCCGGCGCGCGCGATACAGCAATCTGTGAGCCGACATGACCCTCAGCCCAAGGAGACGGCGTATGGCAGGCAAGGCGGATCTGGTAATCCTGAACGGCAAGGTGCTGACGATGGACGCGGGCCATCCCCGCGCCGAGGCAGTCGCGCTGGCAGGCGGTGTTATCATAGCTGTCGGTAGCACTGCTGAGATCCGCGCACTGGCCGCACCCGACGCGCGAGTCATTGACGCCGCTGGCGGCACGGTTCTGCCGGGATTTATCGACAGCCACGTGCACCTGTTCCAAGGCTCCGCCGCACTGGAATTCATGGCGATGGAGGGGATCGGGACCGGCAAGGATGCGGCGCAGACCATCCGCGACTACAGCGAGGCGAACCCCGGTGAGCCGATGATCGTCGGCACCGGCACCGCCTATGGCCTGATGGACGGGCGCAACCCGACACGCCACGATCTGGACGCCATCCTGCCGGATCGCCCGCTGGCGCTGCTGGCGCCGGATATCCATACGCTGTGGGCCAATACGATGGCGCTGGAAAAGGCGGGGCTGTTACACGGTGGCCCGGTGCCCGAAGGCAGCGTTATCGTGATGGAAGAGGGCGGCACCGCGACTGGTGAGTTACAGGAAACCGGCGCCTTCGGCCCGGTTTTGCGCCTCAGCCGCACCGGCGGACGCGACATGCTGGGCTATGTCACAGGCGCTGAACCCGAGCCGCCCGCCAGCGAGGCCGAGCGTGCCGCCGACCGCGCGCTAATCGCCAAGGGGCTGACACACGCCGCATCCCACGGCATCACGACGATGCACAATATGGATGGCAATTTCTATCAGCTCGAGCTGCTGAGCGATCTGGACGCATCAGGCGATCTGAAATGCCGGATGCAGGTGCCGTTTCACCTCAAGAATTACGATCCGCTGGACCGGCTGGAGGAAGCCTCCGAGATGCACAGGCGCTACACCGGCGACCGGGTCTGGTCAGGCCGGGTCAAGATGTTCATGGACGGGGTTATGGACACGCATACAGCGCTGATGACGCGGCCCTATCCCGGCACCGACACTGTGGGCGAGCCCGTGTTCGATCCCGAGCATTTCAATGCGGCGTGCATCCGGGCCGACGCGATGGGCCTGCAAATCAGCGTCCACTCCATCGGCGACCTCGCGACGCGCCGCACGCTGGATGGCTATGAGGTGGCCCGCCGCGCCAACGGCGCACGTGATTCCCGTCACCGGATCGAACATATCGAGGTGATTCACCCCGACGACCTGCCGCGCATCAACGCGCTGGGCGCGGTGGCCTCGCTACAGCCGCGCCATTCGCCGCTGGGGGATTACTTCCCGATCATTCCGCAGGGGACGCTGCTATATGATGATCAATATCCCTACACCTTTGCATGGCAGCGCATTCGCGATACCGGCGCGCCTGTGATCTTTTCGACCGACTGGCCGGTGGTGCCGGTCGATGTCATGCGCAACATCGGGTGCGCCATCGCGCCCATGCAACCGGGCGCGCCATGGGACGTGCGACCACAAAGCCTGATGGACACGCTCGCCTCCTATACCTCGGGCAATGCCTGGGTCGAGTTCAACGAGGGACGCAAGGGGCAGCTAGTAACGGGCCAGATGGGCGATGTCGTGGTGATGGATTGCGATCTGGAGGCGTGCGCGCCGGACGCGATTCACAAGGCGCGGGCGATGGTCACCATCTGTGGCGGGCAAATCACCTATAGCGGGTGATGGGCGAGAAACATGAGGTTGTTCGCGGGCATTGGCAACGGCGGCTGAGGGCGCAGCCCGGCGGCGCGCATCCAACTTGCGACATCTTTGGCGTCCTTATAGCCGATCTCGGGATCGCTCGCCCTCAGGCTGGCGTCAAAGCTGGCGTCGGCCTCTGACACAGTGCGCCCATCCCGCAGAAAAGGGCCATAAACGGCGAATAGACCGCCCGGCACCAGCGCCTCGGACACTTCGTGCAGCAGAATATGCGCTTCGCTTTCGCTGATGAGGTGCAAAAGGTTCACCAGCACGATCAGATCCCGTCTGCCGTGGCGTGCGCCCCATCCCGGCGTTGTCGCGTCCAGCGTGATCGCGCGCCGGATATTCGGCGCCTCTGCCCACGCGTCGATGCTGGCATGGCGGGCGGCGTCGATCTCACTCGGTTGCCAAGTGATATGGGGCAGGGCGGCGGCGAACGCGACCACATGCTGACCTGTGCCGCTGGCAATTTCCAGCGCGCGGCCCTCGTGGGGGCCATGCACGGCCAGCACCTCGGCAATAAGCGCCGCATTGCGCTGGGCCGACGGGGAGTTTAGGCGCGCACCCGTATCAGGCTCGGCGATCGAGGCGGCAGCAGGTAGCTGGTTGCGAAAAGGCATTGGCGCGTCCTTTGGCTGTACGCACAGGATGGCAAAAAAACGCGCGTTTGTCACGTGGCAGGTGACGCAGGGATATGCGATTGAGCCCTCTGGCGGTGCGCGCGGCGCTCGCCTAGAGTGCGGCTATGTCCAAACCAGCCCGATTCATACACCTACGCGTCCATAGCGAATATTCCCTGCTCGAAGGGGCCGTGCGGCTGAAAAAGCTGCCGGGCCTGTGTCAGGACGTGGGCATGCCCGCCGTTGCCGTGACCGACACGAACAACATGTTTGCGGCACTCGAATTCGCCGTCTCGGCGGCGGATGCGGGCATTCAGCCGATCATGGGCTGCCAGATTGATCTGGCCTATGTCGACGTCGCACCCGGCGAGCGTGCCGCGCTGCCCGCGCCTATCGTGCTGCTGGCCCAGAACGAGGAAGGGTATGAGCACCTGATGAAGCTCAACTCCTGCCTCTATTTGCGCGGCGATGGTGAGTTGCCGCATGTCACGCGGATTGATCTTGCTGAAAATTCTGCTGGTCTGATCTGCCTGACCGGCGGCCCCGATGGCCCGATCGGACGCCTCTTGCGCGCCGGCCAGCGCGACGCCGCCGAGGCGCTGATGCGCCAATTGACCGAGATTTATGGCGACCGCCTATATGTCGAGTTGCAGCGCCACCCCGGCGAGGATGGTCTGCCCGAGGCAGAACGGCTGAGCGAGCGTGGCCATGTTGAAATGGCCTATGCGATGGATCTGCCGCTGGTTGCCACCAATGACGTCTATTTCCCCAAGTCAAAAATGTATGAGGCGCATGATGCGATGCTCTGCGTCGCCGAGGGGACGTATGTCGATCAATCCGCCCCGCGCCGCCGCCTGACGCCGCAGCATAACTTCAAGACGCCGCGCGAGATGGCAACCCTCTTTGCAGATCTGCCCGAGGCGATTGAAAACACGGTGGAAATCGCCAAGCGCTGTGCCTTTGGCGCCTACCGACGCGACCCGATCCTGCCGAAATTCGCCGATGACGAGGTGGACGAGCTGCGCCGTCAGGCCAAGGCTGGGCTGGTGGAACGTCTAAAGGTCATCCCGCACGCCACCAGCGTCGAAGAGTATGAAAAGCGGCTGGAATTTGAGTTGGGCATCATCGAGGGCATGGGCTTTCCCGGCTATTTCCTGATCGTCGCCGATTTCATCAAATGGGCCAAGGATCGCGAAATTCCGGTGGGTCCGGGGCGTGGCTCGGGCGCCGGTAGCCTCGTGGCCTACGCGCTGACGATCACGGACCTTGACCCGCTGCGCTACAGCCTGCTGTTTGAGCGGTTCCTGAACCCTGAGCGTGTGTCGATGCCCGACTTTGACATCGACTTCTGCATGGATCGCCGCGAGGAGGTGATCCAATACGTGCAGGAGAAATATGGCCGCGACCGTGTGGGCCAGATCATCACCTTCGGCGCGCTCTTGTCCAAGGCTGCTGTGCGCGACATCGGGCGCGTGCTGCAAATGCCTTACGGGCAGGTGGATCGTCTGTCGAAAATGATCCCCGTCGAGGGCGTGAAACCCGTCAGCATCCAGCAGGCGCTGGCGCAAGAGGACCGTCTGCGCGAGGAGGCCCGCAACGAGGAGGTCGTCGACCGCCTGCTGAACTACGGGATGCAGGTCGAGGGGCTGCTGCGAAATGCCTCGACCCACGCGGCCGGCGTAGTGATTGGGGATCGCCCGCTGGACGAACTGGTGCCACTCTATCAGGACCCGCGTTCGGACATGCCCGCAACCCAATTCAACATGAAATGGGTCGAGCAGGCAGGACTGGTCAAGTTCGACTTTCTGGGCCTGAAAACCCTGACTGTGATCCAGAACGCAATTCAGCAAATTCACGGCGAGGGGCGCGATCTGCATACCGCCGCCGATGGCAGCGGGATCTATCAGCCGATTGAGGGCGCCGAGAACGATATCGGCCAGATCCCATTAGACGATGCCAAAACTTACGGGCTTTATGCCAAGGCCAAGACGGTCGCGGTGTTTCAGGTGGAAAGCTCGGGCATGATGGACGCGCTCAAGCGTATGAAGCCGGATTGCATCGAGGATATTATTGCGCTGGTCGCCCTTTATCGGCCCGGCCCGATGGAGAATATCCCGAAATTCTGCGAGGTGAAAAACGAGATATCGGATCGCGACCTGCTGCATCCGACGATTGATCACATCTTGGATGAGACGCAGGGCATCATCGTTTACCAGGAACAGGTGATGCAGATCGCGCAGGAGATGGCGGGCTATAGCCTTGGCGGCGCTGACCTGCTGCGACGTGCGATGGGCAAGAAAATTCAGGCGGCGATGGATGCCGAGCGGCCCAAGTTCATCGCGGGCGCCAAGGAGAATGGCGTCGATGACGACAAGGCGCTGGAGGTGTGGAACCTTCTGGATAAATTCGCCAACTACGGTTTCAACAAATCGCACGCGGCGGCTTATGCGGTGGTCAGCTATCAGACGGCCTGGCTGAAGGCGAACCATCCCAGCGAATTCATGGCCGGGGTCATGAATTGCGATATCCACCTGACAGACAAGCTGTCGGTTTACTTTGAAGAGGTTAAAAAGGGGCTTGAGTTGC includes:
- a CDS encoding ABC transporter ATP-binding protein, which gives rise to MTTTAAMAVQKESGARDVMVHAEGVTKTFGQGAGMITALDNVSVDIRKNEFFTLLGPSGCGKTTLLRLIAGFDLPDGGQILLDGQEIGHLPPYKRPVNTVFQSYALFPHMSVARNIGFGLEMQGRPKSEIKEAIERMLALVQMEHLADRRTDQLSGGQQQRVALARALAPRPKVLLLDEPLSALDLKLRKEMQIELKRLQEETGITFVFVTHDQEEALTMSDRLAVMQAGAILQVGAPKEIYNNPARRFVADFIGDINILDGNLNANGSKVILPGGVPIGAILAKGAAHEGPVSVAIRPENMDLTAPGAADASLKGRVTNIVYFGAGHNVHVALEGGGEVLVRRAQTDAQIGAEVGISVPDAVQVLVD
- a CDS encoding amidohydrolase, with product MAGKADLVILNGKVLTMDAGHPRAEAVALAGGVIIAVGSTAEIRALAAPDARVIDAAGGTVLPGFIDSHVHLFQGSAALEFMAMEGIGTGKDAAQTIRDYSEANPGEPMIVGTGTAYGLMDGRNPTRHDLDAILPDRPLALLAPDIHTLWANTMALEKAGLLHGGPVPEGSVIVMEEGGTATGELQETGAFGPVLRLSRTGGRDMLGYVTGAEPEPPASEAERAADRALIAKGLTHAASHGITTMHNMDGNFYQLELLSDLDASGDLKCRMQVPFHLKNYDPLDRLEEASEMHRRYTGDRVWSGRVKMFMDGVMDTHTALMTRPYPGTDTVGEPVFDPEHFNAACIRADAMGLQISVHSIGDLATRRTLDGYEVARRANGARDSRHRIEHIEVIHPDDLPRINALGAVASLQPRHSPLGDYFPIIPQGTLLYDDQYPYTFAWQRIRDTGAPVIFSTDWPVVPVDVMRNIGCAIAPMQPGAPWDVRPQSLMDTLASYTSGNAWVEFNEGRKGQLVTGQMGDVVVMDCDLEACAPDAIHKARAMVTICGGQITYSG
- a CDS encoding DUF938 domain-containing protein; this translates as MPFRNQLPAAASIAEPDTGARLNSPSAQRNAALIAEVLAVHGPHEGRALEIASGTGQHVVAFAAALPHITWQPSEIDAARHASIDAWAEAPNIRRAITLDATTPGWGARHGRRDLIVLVNLLHLISESEAHILLHEVSEALVPGGLFAVYGPFLRDGRTVSEADASFDASLRASDPEIGYKDAKDVASWMRAAGLRPQPPLPMPANNLMFLAHHPL
- a CDS encoding ABC transporter permease; the encoded protein is MKDLRKQPGFDTMAWICLFFLYAPIVMLVVYSFNDNRSVVKWTEFSLRWYREAFDNDGIRKATVVSLQVAAVATVFATTFATMAALATTRVRAFKGQTLAYAIINQPLMVPEIVTAVSTLALFGIIKQATGINGIGFLMLAHTVFCIPFAYMPIRARLEDMNLSLEQAAADLYATPIQVFRKVTLPLMAPGIVAGAMLAFVVSLDDVIITLLVAGPGETTLPVYILGQIRRGITPEINAVSTVLLGLSVVLVSIFFLIGNKKRT
- a CDS encoding ABC transporter permease; amino-acid sequence: MLAEARRQTDAAARRRRRQLLSPALIIIGLFGLFPLTITLIYSFLSPGTYGGVTWEFSTDAYVQFLFDRDIFDDTLAFSSTYLNIYGRSIGLAFGATVGALIIGFPTAYFIASKPPEHRNLWLFMITLPFWVNLLVRTYAILLIIRDEGIINIGLMGLGVTDQPIGMLYTNYAIFAGLIYSYLPFMVLPLYASLEKLDFRLVEAAYDLYASRFQVLRHVIIPMAKPGIVAGCILVFIPALGAYITPELLGGGKELMIGNLIALQFSGSRNWPFGAAAALILMVVVMASLIIYVRSSGKEANGHG
- a CDS encoding extracellular solute-binding protein, whose translation is MTTSTRNMAATLAAAVALAGPAWAEGELNIYNWGNYTSPELIEKFEKEFDVEVNLDGYDSNEIMLAKVREGSTGYDIVVPSDSTAKIMVDQGLLAEVKPNEMENFGNMNPKWVDVYWDPGRNYTVPWQWGTTAFSVDTEVYDGDINTLALMFEPPEELKGRINMLSDMPEVINAALRYRGYDRCNSNMEELRDVTELLMQAKEYWRTMDYATIEKLTSMDVDLSQTWNGAAMRAREQRPTLAYAYPKEGFTGWMDNAAVLKEAPNMENAKLFMNFIMLPENAALISNFARYANGITGSEEFMDEDMKTAPEIVMPDSAPAPDFVEPCPQEVTDLYNRIWTKLKQ
- the dnaE gene encoding DNA polymerase III subunit alpha, producing the protein MSKPARFIHLRVHSEYSLLEGAVRLKKLPGLCQDVGMPAVAVTDTNNMFAALEFAVSAADAGIQPIMGCQIDLAYVDVAPGERAALPAPIVLLAQNEEGYEHLMKLNSCLYLRGDGELPHVTRIDLAENSAGLICLTGGPDGPIGRLLRAGQRDAAEALMRQLTEIYGDRLYVELQRHPGEDGLPEAERLSERGHVEMAYAMDLPLVATNDVYFPKSKMYEAHDAMLCVAEGTYVDQSAPRRRLTPQHNFKTPREMATLFADLPEAIENTVEIAKRCAFGAYRRDPILPKFADDEVDELRRQAKAGLVERLKVIPHATSVEEYEKRLEFELGIIEGMGFPGYFLIVADFIKWAKDREIPVGPGRGSGAGSLVAYALTITDLDPLRYSLLFERFLNPERVSMPDFDIDFCMDRREEVIQYVQEKYGRDRVGQIITFGALLSKAAVRDIGRVLQMPYGQVDRLSKMIPVEGVKPVSIQQALAQEDRLREEARNEEVVDRLLNYGMQVEGLLRNASTHAAGVVIGDRPLDELVPLYQDPRSDMPATQFNMKWVEQAGLVKFDFLGLKTLTVIQNAIQQIHGEGRDLHTAADGSGIYQPIEGAENDIGQIPLDDAKTYGLYAKAKTVAVFQVESSGMMDALKRMKPDCIEDIIALVALYRPGPMENIPKFCEVKNEISDRDLLHPTIDHILDETQGIIVYQEQVMQIAQEMAGYSLGGADLLRRAMGKKIQAAMDAERPKFIAGAKENGVDDDKALEVWNLLDKFANYGFNKSHAAAYAVVSYQTAWLKANHPSEFMAGVMNCDIHLTDKLSVYFEEVKKGLELPWAPPCVNRSDAQFLVREGVLHYGLGALKNVGVEAMKLIVEGRGEKPFATLYDFARRVDIKRIGKRPLEMLARSGAFDEIDRNRRRVFEAVEPLMNYSGAIHDQKNSAQVSLFGEAGEDLPEPRLPPVDDWLPAERLTEEFKAVGFYLSGHPLDDYMAALKRKQVKTLDEVIELAARAPCVVKMAGIVAGRQERKSARGNRFAFVQLSDTTGGYEVVMFSETLEKSREHIETGAQVVVTVEATMDSEQLKLLARSVAPIDGVVADAGSLGLLIFVEDPSALASVAKVLEGAAEATRAARPGPIRFCLMAEGLPGEVELSAGRDYPVTPQIKGAIKSLEGVMDVQDI